The Chitinophaga niabensis genome segment AGGTTGCTCATCAGGCTCTTACGGTGAGCAGCAGTGCGGCTCAGCTTGTTTAATTTTACTCCGTGACGCATGACATTTTTTTGTTTGTGTTCCCTTGCACCGTGTCAGGAATTACAAGGTACTTGTTATAAAATACAAATCACGGATGCTTTAGAGCTATCCGTGATTTGTGCTATACAGATTTTATTCTTCGTCCAGTTTCAGTTTGGACAGGTCCATACCGAAGTGGAGACCTCTTTCGCCGAGTACCTGCTCGATCTCGCTGAGTGATTTCTGACCGAAGTTCCTGAATTTCATCAGTTCCTCCTGTTCGTATTGAACGAGTTCGCTCAGGGAGTTGATCTTTGCAGCTTTCAGGCAGTTGAATGCACGAACGCTCAGGTCCAGATCTTCCAGCGGAGTTTTCAGGATCTTGCGGAGTTGCAGTGTTTGCTCGTCTACAACATCTTCTTTCTCAGTATCCTTGGTATCAAAACTGATATTTTCATCAGTGATGATCATCAGGTGCTGGATCAGAATGCGGGAAGCTTGTTTAACGGCTTCTTCAGGATGGATAGTACCGTCCGTGTGAACTTCCATGATCAACTTCTCATAGTCAGTCTTTTGTTCAACCCGGGTGTTTTCGATGCTATACTTTACATTCTTGATGGGTGTAAATACAGAGTCGATGGCGATGTATCCGAAGATTGCATCTTTGGGTCTGTTCTCTTCAGCAGGAACGTAACCGCGACCTTTACCGATCGTCAGTTCAATATCCAGCTTAGCAGAAGGATCCAGGGTGCAGATCAGCAGTTCAGGGTTCATGATCTGGAAAGAGTTGGTTGCTTTCTCGATCATATCTGCACGGAACTCTGTTTTACCTTTGATAGAGATCTGAATTTTCTCGCTGCCTACTTCATTCTCCACAATCTTCTTGAAACGTACTTGTTTCAGGTTGAGGATGATCTCAGTAACGTCTTCAGTGATCCCTTTCAGGGTAGCAAACTCGTGATCGGCGCCTTCAATCTTTATTCCCACAATGGCATAGCCCTCCAATGAAGACAACAGTACACGGCGGAGCGCGTTACCAACTGTCACACCGTAACCTGGTTCTAATGGACGGAATTCGAATTGAGCTTCAAAGTCCGTGGACTTCTGCAAAACGATCTTGTCAGGCTTTTGGAAATTAAGAATTGCCATTGATATGCTTGATTTATGAGTTTAACTTATGTTACACAGCTATAGCCACCAGCAGGCGGCTATAACATATTACTTAGAGTACAATTCCACGATCAGTTGTTCCTTGATGTTCTCAGGAACGCTTTCTCTTTCAGGATATGCAATGAAAATACCTTTCATGTCCTTTTCATTCCAATCCAACCAGCTGAACTTTGGATTCTTTCCGCGGATGTTGCTGGTGAGGGAAGTGTTACCGGCTGTTTTATTCTTCAGGCCGATTACATCTCCTGGTTTCAGTTGTAAAGAAGGAACGTTTACTACAGTACCGTTCACCGTGATGTGCTTATGCGCAACAAGCTGACGGGCTGCAGGGCGTGAAGGTGCGATACCAAGACGGAAAACTGCGTTGTCTAAACGAGCTTCCAGCAATTTGATCAATACTTCACCGGTAACGCCTTTTCTACGGGTAGCTTCTTCGAAGAGGTTACGGAACTGGCGCTCCAATACACCGTAAGTGTATTTAGCTTTTTGTTTCTCTCTCAGCTGTAAGGCATATTCACCCAGTTGTTTACGCTTGCGTTGTGCACCGTGTTGACCGGGAGGATTGCTGTTCTTACCTAAATACTTGCCATTTCCTAAAATGGGCTCGCCAAAAATCCTTGAGATCTTGGTCTTGGGTCCTGTGTACCTTGCCATGTTATTTGGTTCAGATTTTTAGTTTCGGTGTACGCTCATTTAAAAATCTTAAAATTCGATCGTACACCCACATTGTTTAAAATAAATATACTAATTATACATTACGAATACGAATTACCTGATACAAATGTTCATTGTAACAGATAATTCGTAAAAATAAATGTCTTTTCTATACCCTTCTCTTCTTAGGAGGACGGCAACCGTTGTGAGGCAGCGGCGTCACGTCTTTGATCAGGGTTACCTCGATACCGGAGTTAGCGATAGCGCGGATAGCACTTTCACGACCGGCACCTGGGCCTTTTACAAATACATCTGCTCTTTTCAAACCTGCGTCAAAAGCGGTTTTTGCAGCATCTGAAGCAGCCAGCTGAGCAGCATAAGGAGTGTTCTTCTTAGAACCCTTAAAGCCCATTTTACCGGCGGAAGACCAGGAGATCACCTGACCTTGCTTGTTAGTGATGCTTACAATGATGTTGTTGAAACTAGCGGAGATATGTACGTCTCCGAAGTTATCCACCTTTACTACCCTCTTCTTAGCGGCAGCTTTTGTATTAGTTGCTTTTGCCATAATTCGTTAAAATTCCAACTATGAGATTCCAAATCCCGTTTTATATAAAAACCCTTTATGCTGCCAGTTCCCGGATCTGGAAAGAGGGAGACCAGCAAAGGGATCTTACTATTTCTTTGGTGCCTTCTTCTTTCCGGCAACGGTTTTACGTTTACCTTTACGGGTACGGCTGTTGGTACGGGTACGCTGACCTCTAACCGGCAGACCTTTCCTGTGACGGAGACCACGGTAGCATGCGATATCGAGCAAACGCTTGATGTTCATTTGAACTTCAGAACGCAGCTGACCTT includes the following:
- a CDS encoding DNA-directed RNA polymerase subunit alpha → MAILNFQKPDKIVLQKSTDFEAQFEFRPLEPGYGVTVGNALRRVLLSSLEGYAIVGIKIEGADHEFATLKGITEDVTEIILNLKQVRFKKIVENEVGSEKIQISIKGKTEFRADMIEKATNSFQIMNPELLICTLDPSAKLDIELTIGKGRGYVPAEENRPKDAIFGYIAIDSVFTPIKNVKYSIENTRVEQKTDYEKLIMEVHTDGTIHPEEAVKQASRILIQHLMIITDENISFDTKDTEKEDVVDEQTLQLRKILKTPLEDLDLSVRAFNCLKAAKINSLSELVQYEQEELMKFRNFGQKSLSEIEQVLGERGLHFGMDLSKLKLDEE
- the rpsD gene encoding 30S ribosomal protein S4; translation: MARYTGPKTKISRIFGEPILGNGKYLGKNSNPPGQHGAQRKRKQLGEYALQLREKQKAKYTYGVLERQFRNLFEEATRRKGVTGEVLIKLLEARLDNAVFRLGIAPSRPAARQLVAHKHITVNGTVVNVPSLQLKPGDVIGLKNKTAGNTSLTSNIRGKNPKFSWLDWNEKDMKGIFIAYPERESVPENIKEQLIVELYSK
- the rpsK gene encoding 30S ribosomal protein S11 is translated as MAKATNTKAAAKKRVVKVDNFGDVHISASFNNIIVSITNKQGQVISWSSAGKMGFKGSKKNTPYAAQLAASDAAKTAFDAGLKRADVFVKGPGAGRESAIRAIANSGIEVTLIKDVTPLPHNGCRPPKKRRV